Proteins from a genomic interval of Rhodococcus rhodochrous:
- a CDS encoding MCE family protein, translating into MTRKPTLEDRNPLVIGTVAVVVIVLALAATVVVSRIGFSSVRYEAEFAQAARISAGDAVTIAGVQVGTVEGARLAGDHVVVAMDIDRDVELGSGTVASIKLTTLLGSRYLELQPAGGEPLTDNRIPLENTVVPYDLQELLADATTTFEQVDAERLGETMTLMADELHGVPELLPQVLQNIESLSGTLADRRRQIGSILEATASITTIVRAQQDSLGVLVRDGYSMLAEIENRRNLVQRLLDSTTQLVNSLHSVVVEDRTHVDAMIADLDEFLQTLANNDALLRNILQILPVPIRNFTNASGTGNEVDFTAPAGPMIDSWMCALVGQTGEPSLRDYLGECR; encoded by the coding sequence GTGACGCGGAAACCGACCCTCGAAGATCGCAATCCTCTGGTCATCGGGACCGTGGCGGTCGTGGTGATCGTCCTCGCGCTGGCCGCCACCGTCGTCGTCTCCCGCATCGGATTCTCCTCCGTGCGTTACGAGGCCGAGTTCGCGCAGGCGGCCCGGATCAGCGCCGGCGACGCCGTGACGATCGCCGGTGTCCAGGTGGGAACCGTCGAAGGAGCGCGACTCGCCGGGGATCACGTGGTGGTGGCGATGGACATCGACCGCGACGTCGAACTCGGATCCGGCACCGTGGCGTCGATCAAGCTCACCACACTGCTCGGATCCCGCTATCTAGAACTGCAACCCGCAGGGGGAGAACCCCTGACCGACAACAGGATTCCCCTCGAGAACACCGTCGTTCCCTACGACCTGCAGGAGCTGCTCGCGGACGCGACGACCACCTTCGAGCAGGTGGACGCCGAACGTCTCGGGGAGACGATGACGCTGATGGCGGACGAACTCCACGGCGTACCCGAGCTTCTCCCGCAGGTCCTGCAGAACATCGAGAGTCTCTCCGGCACCCTCGCCGACCGACGCAGGCAGATCGGGTCGATCCTCGAGGCGACCGCGTCGATCACCACCATCGTGCGCGCCCAGCAGGACAGTCTCGGTGTCCTCGTCCGCGACGGGTACAGCATGCTCGCCGAGATCGAGAACCGCCGCAATCTGGTTCAGCGCCTGCTCGATTCGACCACCCAGCTCGTGAACTCCCTGCACTCGGTCGTCGTGGAGGACCGGACGCACGTCGACGCGATGATCGCCGATCTCGACGAGTTCCTGCAGACCCTCGCGAACAACGACGCGTTGCTCCGCAACATCCTCCAGATCCTGCCCGTCCCGATCCGGAACTTCACCAACGCGTCGGGGACGGGCAACGAGGTCGACTTCACGGCGCCGGCCGGACCGATGATCGACTCCTGGATGTGCGCCCTCGTGGGGCAGACCGGCGAGCCGAGCCTGCGCGACTATCTCGGGGAGTGCCGATGA
- a CDS encoding MlaD family protein, with translation MSRRGPVEVAAGGIVAGVRYGYARRLGLSVVALATTFVVGMTYLVFGVFDADPTAETYRIRVHFDESGGLLPGRDVTLRGVPVGTVSSVDLTEGGVVAVAEIDSRARIPAGGEIRVAGLSLAGEQYLDLRPDSDDGPYLEDGAEISAEDTATPVPLSTLMHDLDGMLAQIDPDSLRVIVEELGVGPEGPRKLTDIVEGGTFLISTLDGVLPQTVSLLRSGRIVLRTLADAAPGLQGMSGEMSTLLGGVESMDEGFRSFVDRTPATMHSVDALLAENSPTMVQLLGNLTTVAQMAHVRVPALNEFFFPSDRDGSTLEALMTAFRDGGIWALVNIYPRNSCDYDLPRRPPTIADHPEPYLYTYCTDPDPSTLVRGARNAPRPPGEEGAATMPPGVDPLRTSDPAPVGPYSVPLDYGGPTVPN, from the coding sequence GTGAGCCGCCGCGGCCCCGTCGAGGTCGCCGCCGGCGGCATCGTCGCGGGGGTACGCTACGGCTACGCGCGTCGGCTGGGACTGTCCGTGGTCGCCCTCGCCACCACCTTCGTCGTCGGGATGACGTACCTGGTGTTCGGTGTGTTCGACGCGGACCCGACGGCCGAGACCTACCGGATCCGGGTGCACTTCGACGAGTCGGGCGGCTTGCTGCCCGGCCGGGACGTCACGCTGCGCGGTGTTCCCGTCGGTACGGTCTCGTCCGTCGACCTGACGGAGGGTGGGGTGGTCGCGGTCGCCGAGATCGATTCGCGGGCACGGATTCCGGCGGGTGGGGAAATTCGCGTCGCGGGCCTGTCGCTCGCGGGCGAGCAGTATCTCGACCTGCGTCCCGACAGCGACGACGGCCCCTATCTCGAGGACGGCGCCGAGATCTCGGCCGAGGACACCGCGACACCCGTTCCGCTGTCGACCCTCATGCACGACCTCGACGGCATGCTCGCCCAGATCGACCCCGACTCGCTGCGGGTGATCGTGGAGGAACTCGGTGTCGGACCGGAGGGTCCGCGCAAACTCACCGACATCGTCGAGGGCGGAACCTTCCTCATCTCGACGCTCGACGGGGTTCTGCCGCAGACGGTCTCGTTGTTGCGCTCCGGCAGGATCGTGCTCCGCACACTCGCGGATGCCGCACCCGGACTGCAAGGCATGTCGGGGGAGATGTCGACCCTGCTCGGCGGAGTCGAATCGATGGACGAGGGATTCCGCAGTTTCGTCGACAGGACACCCGCGACGATGCACTCCGTCGACGCTCTCCTCGCGGAGAACTCCCCGACGATGGTGCAACTGCTGGGCAACCTGACGACGGTGGCGCAGATGGCGCACGTGCGTGTCCCCGCCCTGAACGAGTTCTTCTTCCCGAGCGATCGGGACGGGTCGACGCTCGAAGCGCTCATGACCGCCTTCCGCGACGGCGGCATCTGGGCGCTGGTGAACATCTATCCCCGCAACTCGTGCGACTACGACCTGCCGCGACGACCACCGACGATCGCGGATCATCCGGAGCCGTATCTGTACACCTACTGCACCGACCCCGACCCGTCGACGCTCGTGCGCGGCGCCCGCAACGCGCCGCGTCCTCCCGGTGAGGAGGGCGCCGCGACCATGCCGCCCGGCGTCGATCCGCTCCGTACGTCCGACCCGGCTCCCGTCGGGCCGTACAGCGTCCCACTCGACTACGGCGGACCGACAGTGCCGAACTGA
- a CDS encoding MCE family protein — MSYRKPLIGLVLFLVLALAATWPVVVTLQRNVHGDTVGYSAVFSDVSGLRVGDDVRMAGVRVGRVDAIELDGSVARVAFRIEAGQTIHDDTEAAITYQNIIGQRYLGLSRGEGGSGAPAPENWEIPLERTDPSFDISVLLNGFEPLFSVLDPEQVDRITSAIIAALQGDGGAVTALVAETSRLAESLAEPDRILGDIIVNLDAVIGDLATQSEDVDAVLTSARAIFSELSARRDETIGSLDSLSATVDRIAAMSREVHPDLHAMISRRPGFTRHFLDNKDSFGYFGANLPGLLKGLARVSQEGSYLNTYLCNFNVTLIPEVGSIIPSVVSEVTPEGRITHSPVCR, encoded by the coding sequence GTGAGCTATCGCAAGCCCCTGATCGGCCTCGTCCTGTTCTTGGTGCTGGCCCTCGCGGCGACGTGGCCGGTGGTCGTCACCCTCCAGCGGAACGTCCACGGTGACACGGTCGGCTACAGCGCGGTCTTCAGCGACGTCTCCGGCCTGCGGGTGGGTGACGACGTCCGGATGGCCGGCGTGCGGGTCGGACGCGTCGACGCGATCGAACTCGACGGGTCGGTCGCGAGGGTGGCGTTCCGCATCGAGGCGGGGCAGACGATCCACGACGACACCGAGGCCGCGATCACCTATCAGAACATCATCGGTCAGCGATATCTGGGACTCTCCCGCGGAGAGGGCGGCTCCGGGGCACCGGCCCCGGAGAACTGGGAGATCCCCCTCGAACGCACCGATCCGTCGTTCGACATCTCCGTGCTGCTCAACGGATTCGAGCCCTTGTTCAGCGTGCTCGACCCGGAACAGGTCGACCGCATCACGAGCGCGATCATCGCGGCACTGCAGGGGGACGGTGGTGCCGTCACGGCCCTCGTCGCCGAAACATCGCGTCTCGCAGAGTCGCTCGCCGAACCCGACCGCATCCTCGGTGACATCATCGTCAACCTGGACGCGGTCATCGGCGACCTCGCGACGCAGAGCGAGGACGTCGACGCCGTCCTGACCAGTGCCCGTGCGATCTTCTCCGAACTGTCGGCGCGGCGCGACGAGACGATCGGCTCGCTCGACTCCCTGTCTGCGACCGTCGACCGGATCGCGGCGATGAGCCGGGAGGTGCACCCCGACCTGCATGCGATGATCAGCCGCCGACCCGGTTTCACCCGGCACTTCCTCGACAACAAGGACAGCTTCGGATATTTCGGGGCGAATCTGCCGGGGCTGCTCAAGGGCCTCGCGCGCGTCAGTCAGGAGGGCAGTTACCTGAACACCTACCTGTGCAACTTCAACGTCACCCTGATCCCCGAAGTGGGATCGATCATCCCGTCCGTCGTCTCCGAGGTCACGCCCGAAGGGCGGATCACGCATTCCCCGGTGTGCAGGTGA
- a CDS encoding MCE family protein: protein MTVKTMVKGIVLVAIVALAGALVLDRVLSPDRPVTVTARFDNAAGLYEGNEVSILGIPVGRVLTIEPQGTHVAVAMEIDAGVEVPADVRAVAVSTSVLTDRHVELTPAYQGGPTLADGAVIDLDRTRTPIEFDRLLAMADTLALELEGDGTGDGPVARLLDVGTGMTAGNGVGIRAALGRLSDALRMSAEKGAVTGNEITAIVDNLSALTDIAAANDVEIREFGEATRRLSTVLADARVGTGDTGTKLNEILAHAEQLLETHRDEVHSTVTNAESVTRALVDYRNEVAEFLDLSPLLLGNAYNAIDQEHGAARVHAQLEKVFFDGHLVSQVCAALEMRDHGCTSGNLKDFGPGFGIASMLEGIAGLPR from the coding sequence ATGACGGTGAAGACGATGGTGAAGGGGATCGTGCTGGTCGCGATCGTCGCACTGGCGGGAGCCCTCGTGCTCGACCGGGTCCTGTCACCGGATCGGCCCGTCACCGTCACCGCACGGTTCGACAACGCCGCCGGTCTGTACGAGGGAAACGAGGTGTCGATCCTCGGGATACCGGTGGGGCGCGTGCTGACGATCGAACCGCAGGGCACTCACGTCGCGGTCGCGATGGAGATCGACGCCGGTGTCGAGGTACCTGCCGACGTCCGGGCGGTGGCCGTGTCGACCTCCGTGCTCACCGACCGGCATGTCGAACTGACCCCCGCCTACCAGGGCGGACCGACCCTCGCGGACGGCGCGGTGATCGACCTGGACCGGACCCGGACCCCGATCGAATTCGACCGCCTGCTCGCGATGGCCGACACCCTGGCCCTCGAACTCGAGGGCGACGGGACGGGCGACGGACCGGTGGCACGACTGCTCGATGTCGGAACCGGGATGACGGCAGGCAACGGCGTCGGTATCAGGGCCGCTCTCGGCCGTCTGTCGGACGCACTGCGGATGAGCGCCGAGAAGGGCGCGGTGACGGGCAACGAGATCACCGCCATCGTCGACAACCTCTCCGCCCTGACGGACATCGCCGCCGCCAACGACGTCGAGATTCGTGAATTCGGCGAAGCCACGCGAAGACTCAGCACGGTCCTCGCCGACGCCCGGGTCGGAACCGGCGACACCGGAACGAAACTCAACGAGATCCTCGCGCACGCCGAGCAACTGCTCGAGACCCACCGCGACGAGGTGCACTCGACGGTGACGAACGCCGAATCGGTCACCCGCGCGCTTGTCGACTACCGCAACGAGGTCGCCGAATTCCTCGATCTGTCACCGCTTCTCCTCGGCAACGCGTACAACGCGATCGACCAGGAACACGGTGCGGCCCGCGTCCACGCCCAGCTCGAGAAGGTCTTCTTCGACGGACATCTCGTCTCCCAGGTATGCGCGGCGCTGGAGATGCGCGACCACGGGTGCACCTCCGGAAACCTGAAGGACTTCGGCCCGGGCTTCGGCATCGCCTCGATGCTCGAGGGGATCGCGGGGTTGCCACGATGA
- a CDS encoding M1 family metallopeptidase, whose protein sequence is MDHAERLVTAVKPIKAAKPVAPVAADRPLDPYLPESGNRGYRVSRYELELTYKVVSNRLDGRAKIIATTTDVRAEYSLDLARSMRVAKVTVNGRRPAKFAHRGGKLTVTPAEKLPAGAVLVFGVQYSGTPIPLRTMWGEVGWEELDEGSLVASQPNGAPTWFPCDDHPGSKATYRIAVTTDAPFVAIANGTLVHKTTKASRTTRVYEQPEPMATYLATVQTGHYEIRTLATEPVPQYGIHPPRLRAEFDRDFARQTEMLELFTRLFGPYPFAHYTALVTDDDLEIPLEAQGLSIFGANFCDGTGREERLVAHELAHQWFGNSLTLNRWCDIWLHEGFACYAEWLWSENSGGRPAHAHALDAHRGLARKPQDILLEDPGPKDMFDDRIYKRGALTLHALRLQLGDEPFFTLLRTWTEEHRHGNVTTAQFKDLAARFSEVSLRPLWEAWLSTRELPPAPTA, encoded by the coding sequence GTGGACCACGCCGAACGACTGGTCACCGCGGTGAAGCCCATCAAGGCCGCCAAGCCCGTCGCGCCGGTCGCCGCGGACCGGCCGCTCGACCCCTATCTGCCCGAGAGCGGGAACCGCGGCTACCGGGTCTCCCGCTACGAACTCGAACTCACCTACAAGGTCGTGTCCAACCGACTCGACGGCCGGGCGAAGATCATCGCCACGACGACGGACGTGCGCGCCGAGTACTCGCTCGATCTCGCGCGATCGATGCGGGTCGCGAAGGTGACCGTCAACGGCCGACGTCCCGCCAAGTTCGCGCATCGCGGTGGCAAGCTCACCGTCACCCCCGCCGAGAAACTGCCCGCCGGGGCGGTCCTCGTCTTCGGTGTGCAGTACTCGGGGACTCCCATCCCGCTGCGGACCATGTGGGGTGAGGTCGGCTGGGAGGAACTCGACGAGGGGTCGCTCGTCGCGAGCCAGCCCAACGGCGCACCCACCTGGTTCCCCTGCGACGACCATCCCGGTTCGAAGGCCACCTACCGCATCGCGGTCACCACCGACGCTCCGTTCGTCGCGATCGCGAACGGCACGCTGGTGCACAAGACCACGAAGGCGAGCCGCACCACCCGGGTGTACGAGCAACCCGAACCGATGGCGACCTATCTCGCCACGGTCCAGACCGGACACTACGAGATACGCACCCTCGCAACGGAACCCGTACCGCAGTACGGAATACACCCGCCTCGCCTGCGCGCGGAGTTCGATCGGGACTTCGCTCGCCAGACCGAGATGCTCGAGTTGTTCACACGCCTGTTCGGCCCGTACCCGTTCGCGCACTACACCGCTCTGGTGACCGACGACGACCTCGAGATCCCCCTCGAGGCACAGGGATTGTCGATTTTCGGCGCGAACTTCTGCGACGGTACCGGCCGCGAGGAACGGCTCGTCGCACACGAGTTGGCGCACCAGTGGTTCGGCAACAGCCTCACACTGAACCGATGGTGCGACATCTGGCTCCACGAAGGATTCGCGTGCTACGCGGAGTGGCTGTGGTCGGAGAACTCGGGCGGCAGACCGGCGCATGCACACGCGCTCGACGCCCACCGGGGACTGGCCCGCAAGCCGCAGGACATCCTGCTCGAGGATCCGGGCCCGAAGGACATGTTCGACGACCGCATCTACAAGCGCGGGGCACTGACCCTGCACGCCCTGCGCTTGCAGCTCGGCGACGAGCCGTTCTTCACCCTCCTGCGGACGTGGACCGAGGAACACCGGCACGGCAACGTGACGACGGCGCAGTTCAAGGATCTCGCCGCACGCTTCTCGGAAGTCTCGCTCCGGCCGCTGTGGGAGGCATGGTTGAGCACGCGAGAGCTCCCTCCGGCACCGACCGCCTGA
- a CDS encoding MlaD family protein, protein MRHRHTTGRRRTRAVVAMIAASVLGTTACSVGLESLPLPEPGVDGESYLLHATFENALNLPTKAKVKLAGADVGEVASMRVEEYSAIVTMRIAEDVSVPVGTAAELRSATPLGDVFVSLQPPVDAAGAAALAAGDTIPLSSTAAAATIEEVLSTASVLVNGGALRNLTKIVDGLGEAVGDRGDRLGTLVDESTRLAGLITARTAEIEESLTRTDRLVATLAERRSTIDEVMLAARPALDVVASDTAQLLDLVGQVDRIGQQIGKFPSVQGTDTRSTLADLDRIAEQLNAAATHPDASLNSVNRLLAPIMRVTNSTSANVDADLEQLVIGAVPAPGHSGDPGSRLPDETDWQAFVGTLTYTLMRLQQRLDGEGP, encoded by the coding sequence ATGAGACACCGACACACCACCGGGCGACGACGGACGCGGGCCGTGGTCGCGATGATCGCCGCGTCGGTTCTCGGCACCACCGCCTGTTCGGTCGGCCTCGAGAGTCTTCCCCTTCCCGAACCGGGCGTGGACGGCGAGTCCTATCTGCTCCACGCGACCTTCGAGAACGCGCTCAACCTGCCGACGAAGGCCAAGGTGAAGCTCGCGGGTGCGGACGTCGGGGAGGTCGCGTCCATGCGGGTGGAGGAGTACTCCGCGATCGTGACCATGCGCATCGCCGAGGATGTGTCCGTCCCGGTGGGAACCGCCGCCGAACTGAGATCCGCCACGCCGCTCGGTGACGTGTTCGTCTCGCTGCAGCCCCCGGTGGATGCGGCCGGTGCCGCGGCCCTCGCTGCGGGGGACACGATCCCGTTGTCGTCGACTGCGGCAGCAGCGACCATCGAGGAGGTGCTGTCCACCGCATCGGTTCTCGTCAACGGTGGAGCGCTGCGGAACCTCACGAAGATCGTCGACGGGCTGGGGGAAGCGGTGGGGGATCGCGGCGACCGGCTCGGGACGCTCGTCGACGAGTCGACGCGGCTGGCGGGCCTCATCACCGCACGCACCGCCGAGATCGAGGAGTCCCTGACCCGCACCGACCGGCTCGTCGCGACCCTTGCGGAGCGTCGGTCGACGATCGACGAGGTGATGCTGGCCGCGCGCCCGGCGCTCGACGTCGTGGCCTCGGATACCGCGCAGCTGCTCGACCTCGTCGGGCAGGTCGACCGGATCGGGCAACAGATCGGGAAGTTCCCGTCCGTGCAGGGCACCGACACCCGCAGCACCCTCGCGGACCTCGACCGGATCGCCGAACAGCTGAACGCCGCCGCGACCCATCCGGACGCCAGCCTGAACTCGGTCAACCGGTTGCTCGCACCGATCATGCGGGTCACCAACAGCACGTCGGCGAACGTCGACGCCGACCTCGAGCAACTGGTGATCGGCGCTGTTCCCGCGCCCGGACATTCGGGAGACCCGGGCAGTCGCCTGCCCGACGAGACCGACTGGCAGGCGTTCGTGGGAACGCTGACGTACACGCTGATGCGATTGCAGCAGCGACTGGACGGAGAGGGTCCGTGA
- a CDS encoding MlaD family protein produces MSILLESDVGRATPTRLFVAGAVALLLGVLGVGAVVAKADGRFTRTVDVEAVLSDIGDGLPARSDVKFRGVLVGEVGEVVRPDDMSSLVVRITLKPEHAHSIPNTVTARVVPSNVFAVSSVQLVDNGPAPAVVAGATIPQDTGLETVQLQTALTKLRDITAATARVDTRHTLGILATVAEATDRRGADIVAAGEKLDRMVRELGAVLTPDGGPSTLVALSDAVRGLQESAPDLLDAVNHAVVPMRTLAEKQAEFGTFLTASATTLDHVANGFEKHIDQVIGVTTSLTPVLGVMADGADEFPRITTRMRRISDKWFETFWPYGAPRGMGKFIFQFTPHRMYTRADCPRYGDLAGPSCETAPETGAPPVSSLNTGPRSGTQVLSSIPSGGNVGPVGSDEEKKLLGALLGGDPSAAAEVLLGPVARGAMISMLPDEGSGPR; encoded by the coding sequence ATGTCCATACTGCTCGAGAGCGACGTCGGTCGGGCGACCCCCACCAGGCTGTTCGTCGCGGGCGCGGTGGCACTGCTCCTCGGTGTCCTCGGGGTGGGGGCCGTCGTGGCGAAGGCCGACGGCAGATTCACCCGGACGGTCGATGTGGAGGCCGTGCTCTCGGACATCGGTGACGGCCTCCCGGCGCGCTCGGACGTGAAGTTCCGGGGTGTCCTGGTCGGTGAGGTCGGCGAGGTCGTCCGTCCGGACGACATGTCCTCCCTCGTCGTGAGGATCACGCTGAAACCTGAACATGCGCACTCGATCCCGAATACCGTCACCGCGCGGGTCGTGCCGAGCAACGTGTTCGCGGTGTCGTCCGTGCAACTCGTCGACAACGGTCCGGCGCCCGCTGTGGTGGCCGGGGCGACGATTCCGCAGGACACCGGTCTCGAGACCGTCCAACTGCAGACCGCGCTGACGAAACTCCGCGACATCACCGCGGCGACCGCCCGCGTCGACACCCGGCACACCCTCGGCATCCTCGCGACCGTGGCCGAGGCGACCGATCGCCGAGGCGCCGACATCGTCGCCGCCGGAGAGAAACTCGACCGGATGGTCCGTGAACTCGGAGCGGTCCTCACCCCCGACGGCGGGCCCTCGACGCTGGTCGCACTCTCGGATGCCGTGCGCGGGCTGCAAGAATCCGCACCGGATCTGCTCGACGCCGTGAACCATGCCGTGGTTCCCATGCGGACCCTGGCGGAGAAGCAGGCGGAGTTCGGGACGTTCCTGACGGCGAGCGCCACCACTCTCGACCACGTGGCGAACGGCTTCGAGAAGCACATCGACCAGGTCATCGGGGTGACGACCTCCCTCACGCCGGTGCTGGGGGTCATGGCGGACGGAGCCGACGAGTTCCCACGCATCACCACACGGATGCGTCGCATCTCCGACAAGTGGTTCGAAACCTTCTGGCCCTACGGCGCACCGCGCGGGATGGGCAAGTTCATCTTCCAGTTCACGCCGCACCGGATGTACACGCGTGCCGACTGCCCCCGCTACGGCGACCTCGCCGGCCCGAGTTGCGAGACGGCACCCGAGACCGGGGCACCTCCGGTCTCGTCGCTGAACACCGGCCCCCGGAGCGGAACGCAGGTACTCAGCAGCATCCCCTCCGGCGGCAACGTCGGCCCGGTGGGCAGCGACGAGGAGAAGAAGCTGCTCGGTGCCCTCCTCGGAGGCGATCCGTCGGCCGCCGCCGAAGTACTGCTCGGACCGGTGGCGCGCGGAGCGATGATCTCGATGCTCCCGGACGAGGGGAGCGGACCGAGGTGA